TTCTACCGCTGTCTTATGGTTCCACCGCCGCGCAAGCAGCTCGAAAGCAGCCTTTTTAGATCCTGCAAAATAAGATTCCGGTAATGTCATTTCCGATTCAACCGGGCAATGAGGAAACAGTGCCGAAATCTCCGAAACCAGCGAAGAAGGCTGCTTTTGGGTCCCATCGCTGGAATTAATCGGCCACGAAACATAAAGTCTTTCACTAGGAGCTGAAGCCATTTGATAAGCAAGAAATCGTTCCTGCACAGCAACCCCTGAAAGCGGATCACTGAGCGGTAGTCCATGATCGATCAGAGAAATTCTCTCTGAAAAGCTTAGAATTCCTCCGCTGGAAGGAGTCTGTGGAAATTCCCCCTGACAAACGCCAAGTAAAAAGACGACTTTCGGTTTTGCCATGCGGATACGATTTGCGGCACCTATTGTCACTTCATCCAATCCCTGTGGAATACTTGCCATTTCACTTTCTGAAATCACCATTCGTAAAAGTTCTAGAAAGGAAGTCCGCGAGATCGGACGTTCTGAAATGGTCATCGCGCACTGATCCAGAATCTCCATCAGCAAATCCCAGAGACGAAGCGTATTATCTGCAAGCGCAGGGGCTCCTCCTTTTTCGAGAGAATCCGCAAAATTCCGCAGATTTTCTTGTACCCCGGCTTCCGTCAGATAATCGTAGACTGCTTTCGCCATCCCTTTTCCGTCGGTGTCTTTGGTCCTTTCTCTTAGATGTGCCATGGGCGTAATGATTTTTTCCCGCACTTCATTAAGTTCTCCTAGAAGGTTCTGATCTTTCTCTGTCCATTTGGAAACGAATCCACCGGGGTGCATCGTAAACGGCGTCTGCCAAGCCGATTTATTCAACTGCCAAACAAAGCAATAATTTTCCAACTGTGACTGCATATTTTCATCAATTCCAAGAAGATTTGTCTTAATGCATGTAAGAATTTCCTCGGTTTCGAATCCGGAAGAAACAGCTTTTAAAGCCGACAACGTAAGTCGCATTAAAGGCTGTACTGTAATATTCTGTGCTTCGTCCATGAAAAATGGAATCTCGTACCGCTCGAATGCAGCGTTTAAAATTCCACGGTAAGGCTCCAATGACCGAGCCGCCACTGCAATTTCCCGGCAGCGATAGGTGCTGTTTACTAGAAATCTTCGAATGCTTGCTGCTGCAAATTGAGCCTCATCATAAAGATTCTGAGCTGCATAAAGATGAATCTGTTCTGCACTTTTATCTACCTTTTCCCGTTTGCCCCGATAAAGATTTGCCTCCAGTTTGGCAAGATCTTCCGAAAGGAACCGTTTACCTTCCGGCAAAACATCTGGTGCTGCCACCGGCACATTTCCTTCTCTTGCAAGCCGAATCAATTTTTGTGCCGTTTCCCGAACGAACGAAAAAAGTCCCAACCCATGTTCAGGGTCTGCCAATTGATCTGCACAAAGAGAAACCGTAACCTCTTTGCTCTGACGAATTATACATTTAAGAATTTCATATTCCTGCATGGTAAAGCTTTGAAACCCGTCAATATAGACGACTGCATTTTCAAAAAAGGGATGGGCTTCCAGTAAATTTGCCGCGCGGGTTAGATCGTCCTGCGGATCAAGATAGCTCTGACTTACCAATGCTTCATAAGAAGACAGAATTAAAGATAGTTCTGAAAGCTTTTGTTTCAGATTCGGCGTCTGGGCACTCAGAGAAGCTTTCTGCAAATCTTCCGGCGAAACACGGCACATCTTAAATTCGCTTTCTCCCTGCAGCAGTGTCGAAATCAATTCCGTTCCATTTGCGTTTTTACGGTAAAAATGCAGGCGATCTCGAACCTGCTCCAATGCCATATTCATCAGGATGATTCTGCCTCCGGCCGAAAGCCGTTTTCCGGCCATGGCTCCATAGGTACGACCGAGTAAATCACAAAGGCGAGAAAAGCTTAGCACATAAATTTTCTGTGCGTCTTTAGCCCCGAGTGCATGCAAAATTGTTCTTTCATTCTCAAAAGAAGCCTGCTCTGGGACTAACAAAAACAGCTTTGCCTCTTCGTCTTTAGCATGTTTCCGCAATTCTTCCTGCACAGTTCTTGTCTTTCCGCTTCCAGAACGCCCCAACAATAAATGCAGCATCTTCTCACCCGTTCCTTTTTTATTTATTTTTATTATATCATAAACAATTGGGGCGGAAAAGCTAAAAAAGGCTCCTTCGGAAAACCGAAGGAGCCTTTCAAAATCTTTTTAGGAGTTTTGAGAAAGCCATTGGCGAATTTCTTCATAAAGTTCCACCGTTTTAAATTTGACGGCAAACCCTGGTTGTGTCATTTGCTCCTGCGCCGGAGTCAATACATCAGAAAGATTACTATCCTGCTCTGCGCCCGGCAGACAAAGCGCCGGAAACAGCACGCACCACCAATTATGTCCTTTGCCCTCACCAATTAAAATACGAAGCGCACGATAAGTACCAGCAGGCAATGTTACATTTCCATAGGTTCTCGTAGGAAACCAACAGTCTTCTAACCGCACCTCTACCGGATCGTCATTTCCATTTTCTCTCAGGACTTCTTCTCCGGCTTTCTTTAAATCTGCAAGATGTTCCTCGGCAGCTTCTTGTGCTTCTTCGCGGCTATCCGCATTTTTAAACCACTGTTCACTAACCGAAAGGACCCGATCCCGTACTTTTAGTTTTAACGCTTGATCCTCTTCTGAATCTGAATTTGCAAGAACGTGCAGCCGCAAAACCCGATCAGAAATTCCTTCCCCCGCAGCAGTGATTCCCGTACAGGAAATTGCCAAACAAAGGACTAACGCTGCAGCAACTGCTTTTGTAAAAAGGCGCATGCCCCATTCCTCCTCTAAAATAAAGTTCAAAGGAAGTATGGGGCATACTGGAAAATTTATACAATTTGTTTAAAAATTATGGTTCAATTTGAAGCGGAACTGAGACTGGTTCACACAAAAAAGTCTCATCATATTGCTTTTTTAAGGAATCCACGCATTTCTGCGCCAAAATAGGGCCCTCAAAAATTCCAAATACCGCAGATCCACTGCCTGTCATTGCGGCACCAAGCGCTCCCATTTTCAAAAAAGCTGCCTTCAATTTCAAAATTTCCGGAAGTTTTAGAATATCTTCAAAGAAGTTTCCAAGAGAAGCTGAAAGCTTTATCAGATTTCCTTCTTTGATTGCCTGCTTTACATTTTCACTGTAACATGCTTCTAAAGAAGGCAGTCGATCCGCCATCTCAAAAGCCGCCTTTGTTTCCACCCCAATTTTAGGTTTACATAAAACAATTTCGCAGGTAGGCATTTCATTTAACGGAGCAATCTGCTCTCCGATTCCCTCAACTAAAGCTGTGCCTCCCTTGATGCAAAACGGCACATCCGCTCCGATTCTTTCACCAAGAGCAAAAAGAGCTTTCTCCGAAAATGGTTTTCCGGAAATCTGATTTAAAATTTGCAGAACGGCTGCGGCATCGGTACTGCCACCGCCAAGTCCGGCTTCGTGCGGAATATGTTTTTCAATTTGAATTTGAATTTTGGGTGCTTCGGGAACGATTTCGTAAAAATGTTTTGCCGCACGATAGGCAATATTTTCGGGACCGTCTGGTAGATCTGCATCGTCACACTTTACGAGCAGAATATCACTTGGCAGGATCGTCAAGCAGTCAGCAAGACTAACGCTTTGATTCACCATTCGCAGAAGATGATACCCATCTTCTCTTTTTCCAACCAGATCCAGAGCAAGATTAAGCTTTGCATAAGCTTTTACAACAAACGGTTTCATAAATCAGCACCCAAGTTGCTTTAAAAAGTCACGAATTCTGGAAAGCGCTTCTGTGATATGATTGATACTGTAAGAATATGAAACACGAACGTATCCTTCGCCGCAATTTCCAAAGGCGCTGCCCGGAACGACCGCTACATGCTTTGCATAAAGCAATTTTTCACAAAATTCATCACTCGAAAGTCCCGTGCGCTTAATACATGGAAAAACATAAAAAGCGCCCTCCGGCTCAAAGCAGGTCAAGTTCATTTCATTAAAGCCGTCCACAATCAGCCGGCGGCGCATATCATACTGCTCGCGCATATAAACGATATCAGCGTCCCCATGACGCATTGCTTCAATCGCTGCATATTGGCTGGTAGTCGGAGCGCTCATAATTGCATACTGATGAAGCTTTGTCATCTGTGCGATCAGTTCTTTTGGCCCCATGGCATATCCCAAACGCCAGCCGGTCATCGCGAATGCTTTTGAAAAGCCATTGACAACGATCGTACGCTCGCGCATGTCCGGAAGGGACGAAAATGCAACATGCTGCTGATCTCCATAAGTCAGTTCACTATAAATTTCATCAGAAAGGACAATCAGATTGGTCCCACGAATCACTTCGGCAATCGCTTCTAGATCTTTTTTCCGCATAACTGCTCCCGTCGGATTATTTGGGAACGGCAGTACAAGAAGTTTGGTCTTTGGCGTGATCGCTGCGCGCAGTTCTTCCGGTGTCAAACGGAACCCATCTTTTTCTTTTGTTTCGATAATAACTGGAACAGCCCCTACCATCTGTGCCATCGGTTCATAACAAACAAAGCTAGGCTGCGGAATCAAGACTTCTTCTCCTGGTTCTACTAAACAGCGAACCGCAAGATCCAAAGCCTCACTGCCGCCGACGGTGACAAGCACTTCTGTTTTTGGGTCATATTGAACATGATAGTGACGATCAAAAAATTTGCAGATTTCCTCTCTTAATTCTGCAAAACCACGGTTCGGACTATACCATGTTTTTCCCATCTCCAAAGACTTGATTCCTTCTTGTCGCACATGCCATGGAGTCGAAAAATCCGGTTCGCCGATAGAGAGAGAAATCACATCATCCATTTCGTTGGCAATATCAAAAAATTTACGGATACCGGAGGGGCGAACCTGCTGAATCCGTTTTGTCAGCAGTTTGCTGTAATCAATCACAGTATACGTCTCTCCTCTCGTCCTTTTCCTCCTCCTGATTCATAATGACGCCGCTCTCTTTATAGCGAGTCAAAATAAAATGCGTTGCGGTGGAAAGCACACTGTCCAAGGTGGAAAGACGACGCATAACAAACATTGCTACATCCTGCATCGATTTTCCGTGAACGGTAACCGCGAGGTCATAGCCTCCGGACATCAAATAGACGCTGTCTACTTCAGGAAAGCTCATTACTTTTCCTGCAATCTCATCGAAGCCACGATTTTTCTTTGGAGAAACACGCAGCTCAATTAGGGCGATAGCCTTATTGGTATCGACACGCTCCCAGTTGATCAGGGCCTGATAGCCGCGAATAACCCCTCGTTTTTCGTAATCAGCGATCGCTGTGCTGATATTTTCTTCCGTTTCGTCCAGCATTGCTGCCAGCTGTTTATTGCTCAAGCGGGCATTCTCATGTAACAAAGTTAAAAGTCGATCCATCGGTCTTTCACTCCTTCTGAAATACTGTTTTTTATAAATTTTGAGCTTTTATTATACCATATTAAAAAAAGAAACAAAAGAGGAAAGTGCATAAAATGCACTTTCCTCTTTCAAAAAGCTTATTCCGAAATTAAAACCTGCACCGGCGTTCGTTTTTCATAAATTGTAAAATGTGAAAAGCCAATCCGCCGCAGCATACTCAAGGTCTCCTCGATTCCGCTGCCTACATCAGCCCAACGATGCGCATCACTTCCCACCGTTACCATGCTTCCTCCAAGACTTTGATATCTTTTCACAATTTTTTCATTTGGCATCGTTGTTCCCATTTTTTGCCGCAACCCACTGGTATTGACTTCCAAACTCTTCTTCTGCCGAATCAATTCCTTCAATATATGGTCAATCTGGTTTTGATAGTCTTCTATGGGAATTCCAACCCCATACTCTTCAAAATATCTCCACGGATAAGTGAGATGTGCCAGAGAATCAAATTTTCCCCAACGGATCATCTCTAAAAGTTCTTCAAAATATTGGGTCAATACCGGTCTTACATCCCGATGCTGATAGTCAAAATCATAAAAGTCACGTTCATTTTTGACATTATGTAAACTTCCAAGGACAAAATCGAATGAACAGGCGTTTAAAATATCATCCGCGCCGCTTTTATTCTGCATCGGTTGTCCCAATTCGACCCCAGTAAAAATATGGATCTTATTTTGAAAGGAAACAGCAGCACGCCGGGTTTCGCTCCAACTTTGGCAAACTGATTCATGAAAATGCTGTTCCCAATAAGTATTACATTCACAATGATCGGTAACCGTAATCGCATAAAGTCCCTGATCAAGTGCATTTTTGCAAAGCATCATGACCGAATCGGCACCGTCTTCACTGTATTTAGAATGGGTATGAGAATCTGACAAAAAAGGATATTTCACATTTTGACCTTCTTTCTAAAAGGTTCCAATTTTTTGAATTCTTTTGAATAAATAAAAAAGACAAATTTATTTTAACATTTTTTATCTTGGAATCCTAGACATCAGTGTGACTGTTTTACTTTGGCGGAATCTCTGATTTTTAAGCAGTTTGCCGAGGGGGAAAAAAATATTGACAGTCTCTCTTTTATCGTTCATAATAAATTTAAAAAGTTTGAATCATGTATCGGAGGGAATAAATATGCGCGCGGTTATTACAGTTTTGGGCAAAGATATGGTGGGAATTCTTGCAAAAGTCACCGCGATCTGTGCAGAAAACGGCGTGAATGTAACGGATGTTTCGCAGTCGATTATGCAAGATCTCTTTGCAATGATTATGTTGGTTGATCTGAAGGATTCCAAAATTCCGTTTGATCAACTTTCTGACAAATTTACAGCACTCGCAAAGCAAGAGGGACTCACAATTCACATCATGCACGAAGATATTTTTAATTCCATGCACCGCATTTAAATTGATACGGCGTCAAGAACTAATAAAGGAGTAAATCCATGCTCAATACCCATGACATTTTGGAAACCATTGATATGATCGACAATGAAAACCTGGACGTGCGTACGGTCACAATGGGAATTTCTCTTTTAGACTGCATCGACAGTGATGCAGACAAAGCGTGTGACAAAATTTATGATAAAATTTGCCGGTACGCACGTAACCTTGTAAAAACCGGAGAAGATATCAGCAAGGAATATGGAATTCCAATTATTCACAAACGAATTTCTGTCACCCCGATTGCGATGGTTGCAGGAGCCTGCCCCGGTGTAAATCCTGTTCGCTATGCAAAAGCACTCGACCGGGCTGCAAAAGAAGTCGGTGTTAACTTTATCGGCGGCTACTCTGCTCTGGTTCACAAAGGATTCGGCCCCGGTGACTACGCATTGATCGAAAGTATTCCCGAAGCACTTTCCGAAACTGAACTCGTCTGCTCCAGCGTAAACATCGGCACAACCAAAGCCGGCATCAATATGGACGCAGTTGCAAAGATGGGCAAAGTAGTCCGTGAAACCGCAGAGCGCACTGCCGACAGAGACTGTATTGGCGCTGCAAAGCTTGTCGTTTTCTGCAATGCTCCGGAGGATAATCCTTTTATGGCTGGTGCTTTTCACGGAGTAGGCGAGCCGGACTGCGTTATCAACGTTGGTGTTTCCGGCCCAGGCGTTGTACGCGCAGCTCTGCATAAATGCCCAGATGGTGATTTAACCGAAGTAGCGGATATTATCAAAAAAACTGCCTTTAAAATTACCCGTATGGGACAATTGGTTGCGCTGGAAGCCAGCCGCAGACTTTGCGTTCCCTTTGGAATCGTAGATTTGTCTCTCGCCCCCACACCGGCAGTCGGAGACAGCGTTGCGCATATTCTCGAGGAAATGGGGCTGGAGCGTTGTGGTGCCCATGGAACAACCGCTTGTTTGGCAC
This genomic window from Caproicibacterium sp. BJN0003 contains:
- a CDS encoding ACT domain-containing protein yields the protein MRAVITVLGKDMVGILAKVTAICAENGVNVTDVSQSIMQDLFAMIMLVDLKDSKIPFDQLSDKFTALAKQEGLTIHIMHEDIFNSMHRI
- a CDS encoding histidinol-phosphatase HisJ family protein, producing MKYPFLSDSHTHSKYSEDGADSVMMLCKNALDQGLYAITVTDHCECNTYWEQHFHESVCQSWSETRRAAVSFQNKIHIFTGVELGQPMQNKSGADDILNACSFDFVLGSLHNVKNERDFYDFDYQHRDVRPVLTQYFEELLEMIRWGKFDSLAHLTYPWRYFEEYGVGIPIEDYQNQIDHILKELIRQKKSLEVNTSGLRQKMGTTMPNEKIVKRYQSLGGSMVTVGSDAHRWADVGSGIEETLSMLRRIGFSHFTIYEKRTPVQVLISE
- a CDS encoding Lrp/AsnC family transcriptional regulator, with translation MDRLLTLLHENARLSNKQLAAMLDETEENISTAIADYEKRGVIRGYQALINWERVDTNKAIALIELRVSPKKNRGFDEIAGKVMSFPEVDSVYLMSGGYDLAVTVHGKSMQDVAMFVMRRLSTLDSVLSTATHFILTRYKESGVIMNQEEEKDERRDVYCD
- a CDS encoding PD-(D/E)XK nuclease family protein; the encoded protein is MLHLLLGRSGSGKTRTVQEELRKHAKDEEAKLFLLVPEQASFENERTILHALGAKDAQKIYVLSFSRLCDLLGRTYGAMAGKRLSAGGRIILMNMALEQVRDRLHFYRKNANGTELISTLLQGESEFKMCRVSPEDLQKASLSAQTPNLKQKLSELSLILSSYEALVSQSYLDPQDDLTRAANLLEAHPFFENAVVYIDGFQSFTMQEYEILKCIIRQSKEVTVSLCADQLADPEHGLGLFSFVRETAQKLIRLAREGNVPVAAPDVLPEGKRFLSEDLAKLEANLYRGKREKVDKSAEQIHLYAAQNLYDEAQFAAASIRRFLVNSTYRCREIAVAARSLEPYRGILNAAFERYEIPFFMDEAQNITVQPLMRLTLSALKAVSSGFETEEILTCIKTNLLGIDENMQSQLENYCFVWQLNKSAWQTPFTMHPGGFVSKWTEKDQNLLGELNEVREKIITPMAHLRERTKDTDGKGMAKAVYDYLTEAGVQENLRNFADSLEKGGAPALADNTLRLWDLLMEILDQCAMTISERPISRTSFLELLRMVISESEMASIPQGLDEVTIGAANRIRMAKPKVVFLLGVCQGEFPQTPSSGGILSFSERISLIDHGLPLSDPLSGVAVQERFLAYQMASAPSERLYVSWPINSSDGTQKQPSSLVSEISALFPHCPVESEMTLPESYFAGSKKAAFELLARRWNHKTAVEASLRQLFSETGEEARMNALEKASKRETAVFQDSENAQKIFPKNMRVSATQIETYHQCRFRYFCRYGMNIEERRMAKLDALEYGSLMHYLLEHLFREIGAEKILKMGQRELRKNVDQQLLSYAQEKLGGTETQTARFSWLLQRVAEAACVVIWHIAEELSQSRFSPTDFELPVGQSEIPGLKISLSDGGSVEVDGKVDRVDADEIDGNTYLRVVDYKTGKKMFRLSDVLDGTNLQMLIYLAALCENGGSHWKNPKPAGILYMPADRPAFTASRKTDDETIQKDQNKKLRMNGLLLDDPGILSDMEEDGKGTYIPAALKNGASTSKSSVVSSRDFELILQNIREMVKEMAEELHRGNVEAQPLKDRDTACKWCPYGAVCMTEEGMPVRETKSNVSVTEAVEILRRGESDET
- the ispE gene encoding 4-(cytidine 5'-diphospho)-2-C-methyl-D-erythritol kinase, whose product is MKPFVVKAYAKLNLALDLVGKREDGYHLLRMVNQSVSLADCLTILPSDILLVKCDDADLPDGPENIAYRAAKHFYEIVPEAPKIQIQIEKHIPHEAGLGGGSTDAAAVLQILNQISGKPFSEKALFALGERIGADVPFCIKGGTALVEGIGEQIAPLNEMPTCEIVLCKPKIGVETKAAFEMADRLPSLEACYSENVKQAIKEGNLIKLSASLGNFFEDILKLPEILKLKAAFLKMGALGAAMTGSGSAVFGIFEGPILAQKCVDSLKKQYDETFLCEPVSVPLQIEP
- a CDS encoding pyridoxal phosphate-dependent aminotransferase: MDYSKLLTKRIQQVRPSGIRKFFDIANEMDDVISLSIGEPDFSTPWHVRQEGIKSLEMGKTWYSPNRGFAELREEICKFFDRHYHVQYDPKTEVLVTVGGSEALDLAVRCLVEPGEEVLIPQPSFVCYEPMAQMVGAVPVIIETKEKDGFRLTPEELRAAITPKTKLLVLPFPNNPTGAVMRKKDLEAIAEVIRGTNLIVLSDEIYSELTYGDQQHVAFSSLPDMRERTIVVNGFSKAFAMTGWRLGYAMGPKELIAQMTKLHQYAIMSAPTTSQYAAIEAMRHGDADIVYMREQYDMRRRLIVDGFNEMNLTCFEPEGAFYVFPCIKRTGLSSDEFCEKLLYAKHVAVVPGSAFGNCGEGYVRVSYSYSINHITEALSRIRDFLKQLGC
- the spoIIR gene encoding stage II sporulation protein R, which gives rise to MRLFTKAVAAALVLCLAISCTGITAAGEGISDRVLRLHVLANSDSEEDQALKLKVRDRVLSVSEQWFKNADSREEAQEAAEEHLADLKKAGEEVLRENGNDDPVEVRLEDCWFPTRTYGNVTLPAGTYRALRILIGEGKGHNWWCVLFPALCLPGAEQDSNLSDVLTPAQEQMTQPGFAVKFKTVELYEEIRQWLSQNS
- a CDS encoding PFL family protein, encoding MLNTHDILETIDMIDNENLDVRTVTMGISLLDCIDSDADKACDKIYDKICRYARNLVKTGEDISKEYGIPIIHKRISVTPIAMVAGACPGVNPVRYAKALDRAAKEVGVNFIGGYSALVHKGFGPGDYALIESIPEALSETELVCSSVNIGTTKAGINMDAVAKMGKVVRETAERTADRDCIGAAKLVVFCNAPEDNPFMAGAFHGVGEPDCVINVGVSGPGVVRAALHKCPDGDLTEVADIIKKTAFKITRMGQLVALEASRRLCVPFGIVDLSLAPTPAVGDSVAHILEEMGLERCGAHGTTACLALLNDAVKKGGIMASSHVGGLSGAFIPITEDAGMIDAARCGALSITKLEAMTAVCSVGLDMIAVPGDTPAEVISAIIADEAAIGMVNLKTTAVRLIPAIGKKVGDELNFGGLLGSGPVMELNSYSPAKLIARGGRIPAPMQSLKN